CTATCGGGCGCATGTGCTCAATATACTTTTGTACATTTAACCGGCTAGCTGTCATCAGCCTGACCTCGATCCTCGGCTTGCAGCGCTATTGAGATGAGCTCGCGCTTTATCTCACTCAGTTGGGTATCGATTCTGGCGTCGATGCTTCCGAATGCAGACCGTATCACGCATCCTGAATCCTTCACCGAAACATCCGGTACGATTTGGAGCTCGGCTTGTGAATCAATCGCCAAACTGAGCTCTTCTCTTGCAGCTTGTACGAATGTTAAATGCTTCGGCGACACGCATAGGGTGATGACGCCTTGCTCCCGCCTGCGCTGAAGAGACTTGCGTATTAAGTCAAGTGACCAATCGGGCGAAACCGTCAGCTGTTTGCTGATAATTTTCTCGGCAATCGCTGTGCTGAGTTCCACAAGAAACGGTTCGGATTCCTGAATGATCTGTTCCTTCATCCGATATGCAGAGTCCAGGATGGATTTGGCTTCGGTGAGCATGGACTCCCATTGGGTGCGAACCTCCTGCTCGGCTTGGATTATTCCTTCGCCGTATCCAAGCATATAGCCGTCATTGCGAATTTCTTCGAGCCGCGTCTGGTCTTCGGCACGACGTTCAAGCCACCAGTTGTCGATTTGCTCATTGGCGCTTCGATACATCGATTCTATTTGTTCGCCTGTCTCCTCAATTCGCTGCTTGGCAAATTGTTCGGCATCCGTCAATATTTGATCGCGCAGCGAAATCGTTTCTTCATCCGGGCCGGTAATCTCAGCACTCTCGATTGCGGCTTGCCTGGCGGAATGCTTGTTGTACCATTCCAGACGTTTTAAATCTTCAACCGAGACAACGAGGGAGGATTTATACAACCTAGACAATGATATCATCTCCTCCGCCGCGTGCGATGATGATCTCACCCGATTCCTCCAGCCTGCGAATTGTCGCTACAATACGAGTTTGTGCTTCTTCAACGTCACGCAGCCGAACAGGTCCCATATATTCCATTTCTTCCTTGAATGTTTCCGCCATCCGTTTGGACATGTTGCGGAAGATGACTTCCCTGACTTCTTCGCTCGCCACTTTCAGTGCAAGCTGTAAGTCGGCATTCTCGATATCGCGGATAATACGTTGAATGGAACGATTGTCGATATTGACGATATCTTCGAAAACAAACATCCGTTTCTTGATTTCTTCAGCCAATTCGGGATCCTGAATCTCAAGCGCATCAAGGATTGTCCGTTCCGTCCCGCGATCGACGCCATTTAATATTTGAACGATTGATTCAATCCCCC
This is a stretch of genomic DNA from Paenibacillus sp. sptzw28. It encodes these proteins:
- a CDS encoding FliH/SctL family protein translates to MSRLYKSSLVVSVEDLKRLEWYNKHSARQAAIESAEITGPDEETISLRDQILTDAEQFAKQRIEETGEQIESMYRSANEQIDNWWLERRAEDQTRLEEIRNDGYMLGYGEGIIQAEQEVRTQWESMLTEAKSILDSAYRMKEQIIQESEPFLVELSTAIAEKIISKQLTVSPDWSLDLIRKSLQRRREQGVITLCVSPKHLTFVQAAREELSLAIDSQAELQIVPDVSVKDSGCVIRSAFGSIDARIDTQLSEIKRELISIALQAEDRGQADDS